In the Muricauda sp. MAR_2010_75 genome, one interval contains:
- a CDS encoding ferredoxin--NADP reductase: MSDSHALKISAVDRLTPNAVALTFDVPNEFADTYKFKAGQYITIKHPLNGNELRRAYSISSAPSSGQLTVGIKKMPGGTFSVFANENLKAGDVLEVMRPEGRFVFDKTSDKKSVAAFAAGSGITPIMSIAETVLESNPENTFVLVFGNQNPEETMYFQKIQALKEKYSERFFVQYVYSRAHEEDALFGRIERSTVNFVIKNKFKETPFDAFYLCGPEEMIHAVSDTLKENGVSGDKIHFELFTSSDEEDEMAENLEGKTKVEVILDDETFSLVMDRKRVVLDAVLDEDIDAPYSCQGGVCSTCIARVKEGKAEMAKNQILTDGEVAEGLILTCQAHPLTPTLKVDYDDV; this comes from the coding sequence ATGAGCGATTCCCATGCGTTAAAAATCTCCGCCGTAGATCGATTGACTCCAAATGCGGTGGCACTTACCTTTGATGTTCCCAACGAGTTTGCGGACACTTACAAGTTTAAGGCTGGCCAGTACATTACCATAAAACACCCATTGAACGGGAATGAACTCCGGAGGGCCTATTCCATTTCCTCAGCTCCTTCTTCTGGACAGTTGACCGTGGGCATAAAGAAAATGCCGGGTGGTACATTTTCGGTTTTTGCCAATGAAAACCTTAAAGCTGGAGATGTCTTGGAGGTGATGCGTCCTGAAGGACGTTTTGTTTTTGACAAAACTTCGGACAAAAAGAGTGTGGCTGCTTTTGCCGCGGGAAGTGGCATTACTCCGATAATGAGTATTGCCGAAACTGTTTTGGAAAGCAATCCCGAAAATACCTTTGTGTTGGTTTTTGGGAACCAAAACCCCGAAGAAACCATGTATTTTCAGAAAATACAGGCACTTAAAGAGAAATATTCCGAACGGTTTTTTGTGCAATATGTCTACAGCAGGGCACATGAGGAGGATGCCCTTTTTGGACGAATTGAGCGTTCCACTGTAAACTTTGTCATCAAAAACAAATTCAAAGAGACCCCATTTGATGCCTTTTATCTCTGTGGCCCTGAAGAAATGATCCATGCTGTGTCAGACACCCTCAAGGAAAATGGTGTCTCCGGGGATAAAATCCATTTTGAACTCTTCACCAGTTCTGATGAGGAAGATGAAATGGCCGAAAACTTGGAAGGAAAAACCAAGGTCGAGGTAATTTTGGATGATGAAACCTTCTCTTTGGTAATGGACCGAAAACGAGTGGTGCTCGATGCGGTGCTCGATGAGGACATAGACGCACCTTATTCTTGTCAAGGTGGTGTTTGCAGTACTTGCATTGCCCGTGTCAAGGAAGGAAAGGCCGAGATGGCCAAAAATCAAATCTTGACCGATGGTGAAGTGGCCGAAGGGCTGATCCTAACCTGTCAGGCGCACCCGTTGACCCCAACTTTAAAAGTAGATTATGATGATGTTTAG